A single uncultured Methanolobus sp. DNA region contains:
- a CDS encoding Kae1-associated kinase Bud32, translating into MNLTNGAEAVVRVEDGVLIKERVPKSYRLKELDERIRKERTKAEARLISEARRAGVPTPIIYDIDNSTIKMQYIDGVALKHVIDEKLSEQIGVLVAELHAAGIIHGDLTTSNLILFNDKIYMIDFGLSFFEGSVEARGVDVHVLFRTFESTHRNHEKLIEAFCRGYRKEFGQADEVLERVKEIEKRGRYA; encoded by the coding sequence ATGAATCTGACCAATGGTGCCGAAGCTGTGGTCAGGGTCGAGGACGGAGTGCTTATCAAGGAAAGAGTCCCGAAAAGCTATCGTCTGAAGGAGCTTGATGAGCGTATCAGGAAGGAGAGGACAAAAGCCGAAGCACGGCTTATATCAGAAGCCAGACGAGCCGGTGTTCCAACTCCTATCATCTATGATATTGATAACTCCACAATAAAGATGCAGTACATTGATGGAGTTGCACTGAAACACGTTATCGATGAGAAGCTCAGTGAGCAGATAGGTGTCCTTGTTGCGGAATTACATGCAGCCGGAATAATACATGGTGACCTGACAACATCCAATCTTATACTTTTCAACGATAAGATCTACATGATCGACTTCGGCCTGTCATTTTTTGAAGGCAGTGTCGAAGCACGTGGTGTGGATGTGCATGTGCTTTTCAGGACATTTGAAAGTACACACAGAAACCATGAGAAACTTATAGAGGCATTCTGCCGTGGATACAGGAAAGAATTCGGGCAGGCTGATGAAGTGCTTGAGAGAGTGAAAGAGATAGAGAAGAGGGGAAGATATGCGTAA
- a CDS encoding XTP/dITP diphosphatase: MRKIVFVTGNKGKFKEVKDILADKGFEVIQNKDGYPELQEDDLEPIAAYGARWASDKLGLPVMVDDSGLFINVLNGFPGPYSAFVEKNLGNPRVLKIMEGETDRSAVFKSVIGYCEPGAEPLTFTGTVEGKIAFEELGTGGFGYDPIFDYNGKTFGELGDEFKNTVSHRRRALDKFVEWLDSQN, translated from the coding sequence ATGCGTAAGATCGTTTTTGTCACAGGTAATAAGGGTAAGTTCAAGGAAGTAAAGGATATACTTGCCGATAAAGGATTTGAGGTTATACAGAACAAAGATGGTTATCCTGAGCTTCAGGAGGATGACCTGGAACCCATTGCAGCCTATGGTGCCAGATGGGCATCTGATAAACTTGGACTTCCTGTAATGGTTGATGATTCAGGACTCTTCATCAATGTTCTCAATGGTTTTCCTGGGCCTTATTCTGCCTTTGTGGAAAAGAATCTCGGGAATCCAAGGGTTCTTAAGATCATGGAAGGTGAGACCGACAGGTCTGCTGTGTTCAAGTCGGTTATAGGATACTGCGAACCGGGAGCTGAACCGCTGACATTTACGGGAACTGTGGAAGGAAAGATCGCTTTTGAGGAACTTGGAACAGGTGGTTTTGGCTACGACCCAATATTCGATTACAACGGAAAGACCTTCGGAGAACTTGGTGATGAATTCAAGAACACGGTTTCACACCGCAGGCGTGCTCTGGATAAGTTTGTAGAATGGCTGGATTCACAAAACTAA
- the aroA gene encoding 3-phosphoshikimate 1-carboxyvinyltransferase, protein MKVSVSTSKVNGEVFAPPSKSYTHRAITIAALSDDCVIHRPLMSADTLASIRAAEALGASIEKYEDRIHIKGVNGKPHVPNNVIDVANSGTTLRFMTAVSALTSGVTVLTGDSSIRNRPNQPLLDVLNKLGVEAYSTRGNGCAPIVVRGGLKGAITTIDGSISSQFISALLIACPLTTQSTTLSIKGEMKSRPYVDVTMELIEQAGAEILVEEGNTIKFIIPANQKYNLKEYTVPGDFSSASYLLAAAAVTGSTVIVKNLFPSKQGDVEIIDVLERMGAKIAWDKENGVVEITGNGLKATTFDAGATPDLVPTIAVLAACAEGTTVIENAEHVRYKETDRLHAMALELTKMGISVREEPDQLIITGGKLRGAELHGWHDHRIIMALTIAGMVAGDTVIDTAEAVDISFPDFFEVMKTLGAAVELA, encoded by the coding sequence ATGAAAGTATCTGTCAGCACTTCAAAAGTAAATGGTGAGGTTTTCGCGCCACCTTCAAAAAGCTATACCCACCGTGCAATTACGATTGCAGCACTGTCTGATGACTGTGTGATCCACCGCCCGCTTATGTCAGCCGATACACTTGCAAGTATCCGTGCAGCAGAAGCATTAGGAGCAAGCATTGAGAAATATGAGGATAGAATTCACATTAAAGGAGTGAATGGTAAACCTCACGTACCAAACAATGTCATAGACGTGGCAAACTCCGGAACAACACTGCGTTTCATGACTGCGGTGTCTGCGCTTACCAGTGGTGTTACCGTACTTACAGGTGACAGTTCCATAAGGAACAGACCAAACCAGCCTCTTCTTGATGTCCTGAACAAACTTGGTGTTGAAGCATATTCCACCAGAGGGAACGGCTGCGCACCTATTGTAGTTCGTGGAGGACTGAAAGGCGCTATTACAACAATTGATGGTTCCATCAGTTCACAGTTCATATCAGCCCTTCTTATCGCCTGCCCGCTGACCACACAGAGCACAACACTCTCCATCAAGGGCGAGATGAAGTCAAGGCCATATGTTGATGTCACAATGGAACTGATAGAGCAGGCAGGTGCAGAGATCCTTGTGGAAGAAGGAAACACTATAAAATTCATCATCCCTGCAAACCAGAAGTACAACCTGAAGGAATATACTGTACCAGGAGACTTCTCTTCAGCTTCCTACCTGCTTGCGGCCGCTGCTGTGACAGGATCAACTGTAATTGTAAAGAACCTGTTCCCGTCAAAACAGGGTGATGTTGAGATAATCGATGTCCTTGAACGCATGGGCGCAAAGATCGCCTGGGACAAGGAGAACGGTGTGGTAGAAATAACAGGCAACGGCCTGAAGGCAACAACTTTCGATGCCGGTGCAACACCTGACCTTGTGCCAACAATTGCAGTTCTGGCTGCATGTGCCGAAGGAACAACTGTGATCGAGAATGCAGAGCATGTACGCTACAAGGAAACCGACAGACTGCATGCAATGGCACTGGAACTTACAAAGATGGGCATTTCAGTACGTGAAGAGCCTGACCAGCTTATCATCACAGGCGGCAAACTGAGAGGAGCCGAGCTTCACGGTTGGCATGATCACAGAATAATAATGGCACTGACCATTGCAGGAATGGTTGCCGGAGACACCGTTATCGATACTGCAGAAGCCGTGGATATCTCATTCCCCGACTTCTTCGAAGTTATGAAAACTCTGGGCGCAGCAGTGGAGCTTGCCTAA
- a CDS encoding DUF488 domain-containing protein, producing the protein MKCYTIGYGNRQLDEFIFMLAKNKITHLVDIRRYPQSTFREYDRESLEAILPKNSILYYHCEGVGGMRDSTYVEYMGTESFQSSLKKLISLISKVNSENGRLVLMCAEKSPKGCHRHYLSNKLEENGIEVIHLVEQGQTSLFNF; encoded by the coding sequence ATGAAGTGCTATACCATAGGATATGGAAACCGGCAGCTTGATGAGTTCATTTTCATGCTGGCAAAGAATAAGATCACACATCTGGTCGACATTAGAAGGTATCCGCAGTCAACTTTCAGGGAATATGACAGGGAGTCACTGGAAGCTATACTTCCAAAGAACAGTATTCTTTATTACCATTGTGAAGGCGTGGGTGGTATGCGTGATTCCACTTATGTGGAGTATATGGGAACAGAGTCGTTCCAGAGCAGCCTTAAAAAACTCATATCCCTTATCAGTAAAGTCAACTCTGAAAATGGCAGATTAGTCCTCATGTGTGCTGAAAAAAGTCCGAAAGGCTGTCACAGACACTATCTTTCAAATAAGCTTGAAGAAAATGGTATAGAGGTCATCCATCTTGTAGAACAAGGACAGACAAGCCTCTTTAATTTCTAA
- the htpX gene encoding zinc metalloprotease HtpX translates to MGNMLKTTLLLASLTGLLVIVGQLLGGTSGMVIAFVFALIMNFGSYWYSDKIVLKMYRAQEVTATEAPQLYGIVQKLAMRANLPMPKVYIVNTSMPNAFATGRDPQHAAVAATTGILDLLNAEELEGVLAHELAHVKHRDTLISAVAATVAGVITMIATWVKWAAIFGGFGGRDDNGANNIIGFLALAIVAPIAATVIQLAISRSREFAADEEGARISQKPWALASALEKLEYGSSNYRPGRGDVQASETTAHMFIVNPLKGHSLMNLFRTHPTTEERIRRLRAMQ, encoded by the coding sequence ATGGGAAATATGCTAAAAACCACTTTATTACTGGCTTCTCTTACCGGTTTACTGGTTATTGTAGGTCAGTTGCTCGGTGGAACATCTGGGATGGTGATAGCGTTCGTATTCGCTCTCATCATGAACTTTGGAAGCTACTGGTATAGTGACAAGATCGTACTGAAAATGTATCGTGCTCAGGAAGTCACAGCAACCGAAGCTCCGCAATTATATGGAATTGTACAGAAACTGGCGATGCGTGCAAACCTGCCAATGCCAAAGGTCTATATCGTGAACACCTCAATGCCAAATGCATTTGCAACCGGCAGAGACCCGCAGCATGCAGCAGTAGCTGCAACCACAGGAATACTTGACCTGTTGAATGCTGAAGAACTCGAAGGTGTCCTCGCGCATGAGCTTGCACATGTAAAACACAGAGACACGCTTATCAGCGCTGTCGCAGCAACCGTCGCCGGTGTTATCACAATGATAGCAACCTGGGTCAAATGGGCAGCAATATTTGGAGGCTTTGGTGGAAGAGATGATAATGGTGCAAACAACATCATAGGATTTCTTGCACTTGCTATCGTAGCACCAATTGCAGCAACTGTCATCCAGCTTGCAATTTCAAGATCAAGAGAATTTGCAGCCGATGAAGAAGGAGCACGCATCTCACAAAAACCATGGGCGCTTGCCAGCGCACTTGAAAAACTGGAGTATGGAAGCAGCAACTATCGCCCAGGAAGAGGCGATGTGCAGGCATCTGAGACCACTGCACACATGTTCATCGTAAACCCGCTTAAAGGGCACTCACTGATGAACCTGTTCAGGACACATCCAACAACAGAAGAACGTATCAGACGGCTACGTGCAATGCAGTAG